The Mytilus galloprovincialis chromosome 7, xbMytGall1.hap1.1, whole genome shotgun sequence genome has a window encoding:
- the LOC143082910 gene encoding alpha-1,3-mannosyl-glycoprotein 4-beta-N-acetylglucosaminyltransferase C-like isoform X3, which produces MMFKIENSNQRFLTIGIPTVRRQQSNYFLETLDSLLNCTYQENIQNIYIVIFLADFNATWKYEMANIIEQKYSKIVRDGTLQIIEAPTEFYPSLDHLNHTYNDPIAKRKWRSKQNVDYAFLWLYSKELSKYYMQMEDDIFTVPGYLNIIKEFIEEQKTDWTCLEFSELGFIGKLYHSKYLEKLAKTVLLFYEEQPVDYTFLYFNILNLQGSRIIRRPTLFQHVGFHSSLPGKIQPLKDKYFDNIKKTLHGDNPPAKVHTTLKTSPDFLPDLAYSKDDGYFWAHAAPVVDDTIHVLFDEPQSLEKVVILSGSQQHPTDMIENGRLDACLSVKISGDNRIECFNNIFLGYSENGTFLADNLEKKLNKFMVTCLKVTFTKSQQWWLIIKEIAVFVSKAH; this is translated from the coding sequence GATTTCTGACAATAGGTATTCCTACAGTGCGACGGCAGCAATCGAACTATTTCTTGGAAACCCTGGATTCTCTTTTAAACTGCACTTATCAAGAAAATATACAGAATATCTATATTGTCATCTTTCTCGCAGATTTCAATGCAACATGGAAATATGAAATGGCAAACATTATCgaacaaaaatattcaaaaatagtaAGAGATGGAACTTTACAAATAATAGAGGCACCTACAGAGTTTTACCCATCGTTAGACCATCTAAATCATACATACAACGATCCCATAGCAAAAAGAAAATGGCGGTCAAAACAAAATGTCGACTATGCCTTTCTATGGCTGTATAGCAAAGAGCTATCAAAATATTACATGCAGATGGAAGATGACATTTTTACAGTGCCCGGATATCTAAATATTATAAAAGAGTTTATCGAAGAACAAAAGACAGACTGGACCTGTTTAGAATTTTCGGAATTAGGCTTCATTGGTAAACTTTAccattcaaaatatttagaaaaacttGCTAAAACGGTACTGCTTTTTTATGAAGAACAACCTGTTGactatacatttttatatttcaacattttgaatttaCAAGGAAGCCGCATTATAAGACGACCGACACTTTTTCAACACGTTGGATTTCATTCTTCattgccagggaaaatacaacCTTTAAAGgacaaatattttgataacattaaaaAGACCTTACATGGGGATAACCCACCTGCTAAAGTTCATACGACTTTGAAAACATCACCAGACTTTTTGCCAGATTTAGCATACTCTAAAGACGATGGATACTTCTGGGCTCACGCTGCCCCTGTAGTTGATGACACAATTCATGTTTTATTCGACGAACCGCAAAGTTTAGAAAAAGTAGTTATTTTATCAGGGTCTCAACAACACCCTACAGATATGATAGAGAATGGTCGATTAGACGCATGTTTAAGCGTGAAGATTTCAGGTGACAACCGCATAGAGTGTTTTAACAACATATTTTTGGGATATTCAGAAAACGGAACTTTTTTAGCAGATAAtttagaaaagaaattaaataaatttatggTGACTTGTCTGAAGGTAACATTTACAAAGAGTCAACAATGGTGGTtaattataaaagaaatagcaGTCTTTGTAAGTAAAGCACACTAA